One Capricornis sumatraensis isolate serow.1 chromosome 8, serow.2, whole genome shotgun sequence genomic region harbors:
- the LOC138084060 gene encoding putative olfactory receptor 10D4: protein MRNHTVVTEYILLGIPETEGLETVLFSLFSSLYLCTVLGNMLILLAIISSSRLHTPMYFFLANLSVFDLGFSSTTAPKMLSYLSGLSQGISFQGCATQLFFYHFLGCTECFLYTVMAYDRFVAICFPLRYMVIMNHRVCTILATGTWMGGCIHAIILTSLTFQLSYCGSNKVSYYFCDIPAILPLACGDTSLAQRVGFTNVGLLSLICFFLILVSYTRIGIAISKIRSAEGRKRAFSTCSAHVTAILCAYGPVIIIYLQPNPSALLGAIIQILNNHVTPMLNPLIYSLRNQAVKSALRNAFPKRSFTLRKN from the coding sequence ATGAGAAATCACACAGTGGTGACTGAATACATCCTGCTGGGAATCCCTGAGACAGAGGGCCTAGAGACTGTGCTTTTTTCCCTGTTCTCATCATTATATTTGTGCACTGTCTTGGGAAACATGCTCATCCTTTTGGCTATCATCTCTTCCTCTCGGCTTCATACACCCATGTACtttttcttggcaaatctctCCGTGTTCGACCTAGGTTTCTCATCAACAACTGCTCCCAAGATGCTGTCATACCTTTCAGGGCTGAGTCAAGGTATCTCTTTTCAGGGTTGTGCTACCCAGCTCTTCTTCTACCACTTCTTGGGATGTACTGAGTGTTTCCTATACacagtgatggcctatgaccgctttgTTGCCATATGCTTTCCTCTGAGATACATGGTCATAATGAATCACAGAGTCTGCACCATCTTGGCCACAGGCACCTGGATGGGCGGCTGTATCCATGCCATTATCCTAACGTCCCTCACCTTCCAGCTGTCCTACTGTGGCTCTAACAAGGTGAGCTATTACTTCTGTGACATACCTGCCATCTTACCTCTAGCCTGTGGGGATACATCTCTAGCCCAGAGGGTAGGTTTTACAAATGTTGGCCTTTTGTctctcatttgcttttttctcaTTCTTGTTTCCTACACCCGCATTGGGATTGCCATATCAAAAATTCGCTCAGCAGAGGGCAGGAAGCGAGCATTCTCCACCTGCAGTGCACACGTGACTGCAATTCTCTGTGCTTATGGGCCAGTCATCATCATCTATCTACAGCCCAATCCCAGTGCCTTACTTGGTGCTATAATCCAGATATTGAATAACCATGTAACCCCCATGCTGAACCCATTGATCTACAGCCTGAGAAATCAGGCTGTTAAATCAGCTCTGAGGAATGCATTTCCCAAGAGAAGCTTCACTCTGAGGAAAAACTGA
- the LOC138083496 gene encoding olfactory receptor 10N1-like, with translation MRNHTELSEFILLGIPQTEGLETVLLLIFLFIYLFTLLGNLLILLAIVSSSTLHTPMYFFLGLLSILDTLFPSVTCPKMLFYLSGQSRAISYKGCAVQLFFYHFLGSTEGCLYSVMAYDRFVAICHPLRYMLIMRPGVCVGLVMAAWLVACLHATILTSFTFQLPYCGPNRLDHFFCDIPAVLPLACADSSLAQRVSSTNVGFLALTLWLSICASYTRIGIAILRIRSAEGRQKAFSTCSAHLTAILCAYGPVIIIYLQPTPNPFLSATVQILNNIVSPMLNSLIYSLRNKEVKSSLKRIFYNVVFTALD, from the coding sequence ATGAGGAATCACACAGAGCTGAGTGAGTTCATCCTACTGGGAATACCTCAGACAGAGGGACTGGAGACTGTGCTCCTTCTcatcttcttatttatttacctCTTCACCCTGCTGGGAAATTTGCTCATTCTTCTAGCAATTGTCTCCTCCTCAACCCTTCACACTCCCATGTACTTCTTCTTGGGGCTCCTATCGATTTTGGACACACTGTTCCCCTCTGTCACCTGTCCCAAGATGCTATTCTATCTCTCTGGCCAGAGCCGAGCCATATCTTATAAGGGATGTGCTGTTCAGCTCTTCTTCTATCATTTCCTGGGTTCTACGGAAGGCTGCCTCTATTCTGTGATGGCTTATGATCGCTTTGTTGCCATCTGTCACCCACTGAGGTATATGCTCATCATGAGACCTGGAGTCTGTGTTGGTTTGGTCATGGCAGCCTGGTTGGTAGCTTGTCTTCATGCCACTATCCTGACATCTTTTACCTTTCAGCTACCCTACTGTGGCCCCAATAGATTGGACCACTTCTTCTGTGACATTCCTGCTGTCTTACCCCTGGCTTGTGCTGATAGCTCCCTGGCCCAGAGAGTGAGTTCCACTAATGTTGGCTTTCTGGCTTTAACACTTTGGTTGAGTATTTGTGCCTCCTACACACGCATTGGGATTGCCATTTTGAGGATCCGTtctgcagagggcaggcagaaagCTTTCTCTACCTGCAGTGCCCACCTCACTGCCATTCTCTGTGCCTATGGACCTGTAATCATCATCTATCTGCAGCCCACACCCAACCCTTTTCTCAGTGCCACAgtgcaaatattaaataatattgtcTCACCCATGCTGAACTCATTAATCTATTCTTTAAGGAACAAGGAGGTGAAAAGCTCACTAAAAAGGATATTCTATAATGTAGTATTTACTGCTCTGGACTAA